From the genome of Armatimonadota bacterium, one region includes:
- the cysK gene encoding cysteine synthase A: protein MMLTDNILDLIGNTPLFRLKGENIFAKAEFLNPGGSIKDRVALAMLEGAERDGKLTPDSIIVEPTSGNTGIGIALVGRVKGYKVRIVMPEGMSEERKKLILALGAELILTPDCESIGGAVKRVNEIAASDPRVYVPQQFENPDNPRVHYTQTAVELWRQTGGEVDCFVAGVGSGGTLQGVGTFLKEHKPGARIVAVEPKNVSALLGHEPGLHQIQGIGDGFIPAVLDVSLVDEVIEVTDEDAIETTRQLGRDFGLLVGISSGANVWAARELAKRIPGNIATVLPDRAERYFSTALL, encoded by the coding sequence ATCATGCTCACCGACAACATACTCGATCTCATCGGCAACACGCCGCTCTTCCGGCTCAAGGGCGAGAACATATTCGCAAAGGCTGAGTTTCTCAATCCCGGGGGGAGCATCAAGGACCGGGTCGCGCTTGCGATGCTCGAAGGGGCCGAGCGCGACGGCAAGTTGACGCCCGACTCGATCATCGTCGAGCCGACATCCGGGAACACCGGGATCGGGATCGCGCTCGTCGGGCGGGTCAAGGGGTACAAGGTCCGCATCGTGATGCCCGAGGGGATGAGCGAGGAACGGAAGAAGCTGATCCTCGCGCTCGGGGCCGAGCTGATCCTCACGCCGGACTGCGAGAGCATCGGCGGCGCGGTGAAGAGGGTCAACGAGATCGCGGCCTCCGACCCGCGGGTCTACGTCCCCCAGCAGTTCGAGAACCCCGACAACCCGAGGGTCCACTACACCCAGACGGCGGTCGAGCTCTGGCGTCAGACGGGCGGCGAGGTGGACTGCTTCGTGGCGGGCGTAGGGAGCGGCGGGACCCTGCAGGGCGTCGGGACGTTCCTCAAGGAGCACAAGCCGGGCGCGCGCATCGTGGCGGTCGAGCCGAAGAACGTGTCGGCGCTCCTCGGCCATGAGCCGGGCCTGCATCAGATTCAGGGGATCGGCGATGGGTTCATCCCGGCGGTGCTCGACGTGTCGCTGGTTGACGAGGTGATCGAGGTGACCGACGAGGACGCGATCGAGACGACGCGGCAGCTCGGGCGCGACTTCGGCCTGCTCGTGGGGATTTCGTCCGGCGCGAACGTCTGGGCGGCGCGTGAACTGGCGAAGCGCATCCCCGGCAACATCGCGACGGTCCTCCCCGACCGTGCCGAGCGGTACTTCAGCACGGCGCTGCTCTAG
- a CDS encoding family 10 glycosylhydrolase, with translation MTTRPIVPVLLVLAALVFSHAPASADPPEYRMAWVYGYASEFANPTATSTMINTLADNNFNVVVPEIRIVAGCYYDSDLEEWASDVQPGYDPLADMIAKSHARNMECWAWILTYRVAMTPTLSNWATYTNTGTKSTQLLDPGCPGTQDYVCKIVKEIVTKYPGLDGFNFDYVRYDGNQYGYNPIAKERFRSEYGYYPPTSTSDTNWPVWAAWKRRQVTDLVRKCYVEATKINPQIKMTVDTIGWMGSDPNTNFEGTRAYSEVCQDHKGWMQEGIVDVNILMNYKRDWCTATEPCWTYGGKTYCGGDQQGDHRLWSNWLKSMQTSTGRHSIDGIGGYMNVMSGILAQWQYSRANGIGLGVFRYGFTIGLEDPANPGKPVFNSGTTVVTHGSETTFYNTVKANMFQNPVAVPAMPWKESPTAGIIFGTVTDAALNDPIYQSWICKATVTVSGPVTRSMPTDATGTYGFLNLPPGTYTVTASKSGYPSRAYTAQVLVAGQVLRRDIDLGFLPCVSPTAAKALGDNTKIALVGSIVSASFSDHFYVEAPDRSCGIRVNMAGHGRLPGDGADVNGVLKTNLDGERYIEASAVSLAGSGAIDPLEMIGRSVGGTDGAGQPGVAGGVGLNNIGLLVSTVGKVTHAESGFFYVDDGSAPADGSGFAGIRVLPFGLSVPAENSHVAVTGASSCFKSGTDLHPQIRATAITSY, from the coding sequence ATGACCACACGACCAATCGTTCCTGTTTTGCTAGTCCTTGCAGCGCTCGTTTTCTCCCATGCACCGGCGTCCGCCGACCCGCCCGAGTACCGGATGGCGTGGGTATATGGATACGCCAGCGAGTTCGCCAACCCGACGGCGACCAGCACGATGATCAACACGCTGGCCGACAACAACTTCAACGTCGTCGTGCCGGAGATACGCATCGTCGCCGGGTGCTACTACGACTCGGACCTCGAGGAGTGGGCCAGCGACGTCCAGCCGGGCTATGACCCTCTCGCCGACATGATCGCCAAGTCGCACGCCCGCAACATGGAGTGCTGGGCCTGGATACTCACCTATCGCGTGGCCATGACCCCCACTCTCAGCAACTGGGCCACCTACACGAACACCGGCACCAAGAGCACCCAGCTACTCGACCCGGGCTGCCCCGGAACCCAGGACTACGTCTGCAAGATCGTGAAGGAGATCGTCACCAAGTATCCCGGCCTCGACGGCTTCAACTTCGACTACGTCCGCTATGACGGAAACCAGTACGGCTACAACCCGATCGCCAAGGAGCGCTTCCGAAGCGAGTACGGCTACTACCCGCCCACATCCACCTCGGACACGAACTGGCCGGTCTGGGCCGCATGGAAGCGCCGACAGGTCACCGACCTGGTGAGGAAATGCTACGTCGAGGCCACGAAGATCAACCCGCAGATCAAGATGACCGTGGACACCATAGGCTGGATGGGCTCCGATCCGAACACGAACTTCGAGGGCACGCGCGCCTACTCCGAGGTGTGCCAGGACCACAAGGGCTGGATGCAGGAAGGCATCGTGGACGTCAACATCCTGATGAACTACAAGCGCGACTGGTGCACCGCGACCGAGCCTTGCTGGACATACGGCGGCAAGACCTACTGCGGCGGCGATCAGCAGGGCGATCACCGGCTCTGGAGCAACTGGCTCAAGAGCATGCAGACGTCCACCGGCAGGCACTCGATTGACGGCATCGGCGGGTACATGAACGTCATGTCCGGCATCCTCGCCCAGTGGCAGTACAGCCGCGCGAACGGCATAGGGCTCGGCGTCTTCCGCTACGGGTTCACCATCGGCCTGGAGGACCCGGCCAACCCCGGGAAGCCGGTCTTTAACTCGGGTACGACCGTGGTGACTCACGGCAGCGAGACGACGTTCTACAACACCGTCAAGGCCAATATGTTCCAGAATCCCGTCGCCGTCCCCGCCATGCCCTGGAAGGAATCGCCGACCGCCGGGATCATCTTCGGCACCGTGACCGACGCCGCCCTGAACGACCCGATCTACCAGTCGTGGATCTGCAAGGCGACCGTGACCGTCAGCGGCCCCGTGACCCGATCCATGCCGACCGACGCCACCGGCACCTACGGGTTCCTGAACCTCCCGCCGGGGACTTACACCGTCACCGCCTCTAAGTCAGGCTACCCGAGCCGCGCATACACGGCCCAGGTCCTCGTTGCCGGGCAGGTCCTTCGGCGCGACATCGATCTCGGCTTCCTCCCCTGCGTCTCGCCCACCGCGGCGAAGGCCCTCGGTGACAATACCAAGATCGCGCTCGTCGGCTCGATCGTGAGCGCCTCATTCTCGGATCACTTCTACGTCGAGGCTCCGGACCGCTCGTGCGGCATCCGGGTGAACATGGCGGGCCACGGGCGCCTGCCGGGAGACGGCGCGGACGTGAACGGCGTCTTGAAGACGAACCTCGACGGCGAGCGGTACATCGAGGCGTCGGCGGTCTCCCTTGCCGGAAGCGGCGCGATAGATCCGCTGGAGATGATCGGGCGGAGCGTAGGCGGAACTGACGGCGCGGGTCAGCCGGGCGTGGCAGGCGGCGTGGGCCTGAACAACATCGGACTGCTCGTCTCCACCGTCGGCAAGGTCACCCACGCCGAGAGCGGCTTCTTCTACGTGGACGACGGGAGCGCCCCCGCGGACGGCTCCGGCTTCGCGGGGATCAGGGTCCTCCCCTTCGGGCTCAGCGTCCCGGCGGAGAACTCCCATGTGGCAGTCACCGGCGCAAGTTCCTGCTTCAAGAGCGGCACGGACCTCCATCCGCAGATTCGCGCGACGGCGATCACCAGTTACTGA